The following is a genomic window from Benincasa hispida cultivar B227 unplaced genomic scaffold, ASM972705v1 Contig915, whole genome shotgun sequence.
AAAAAGAGAAGAGATAttaacctaattgattattttattcacaattttattgtatttgtctttaatattctcttaatataaatatttttgtttcagGTTATTTAGGAGttgtacaaaattattgtgcatactttgcttaatttttgtacgaatggttaaaacatatggcggacgatgagtcatctcatatgttttcacattggtgagtgacatcttcatctcatatgttttcacattggtgagtggcatcttcctgacagggtgatgagacaattcggttttcagcaggatgtcccatcgccttgtaatactgaacccgtactgcatgatattgacttaaggactggagattggtccgaaaaagttgcacatttggtagttcGATGGCACTAtcatgcaaggtttattgcagtggggtttctcttgaacagtttaacacagatgtcactccagaaatatattcattggtataataatatcacaaggcgctagtCACTCGTCGGAGCAGCTGTGgatcatctggtaaatgaatgaatattatctattttttttttaattattttaaatgttgtctaattgttttataattcatataGATCGAAAACAGTAGACTCcatgaggttgcgaatgatccgaaccaggttcttgctatatgtagtgacaaccaaagctatatggaggaaattcattatatgtacgatatacctattgttcctccaccaactcctagacgtagaggacctgttcgggagagagatgagtttgatgaggttgcacataatgtggaagagttgcccctatGACGCAGATGTAGAATCAAattgattatgttagtccgatgatgatgatgccaatatttggttcaggacattatgactcagaggctggtccttcgtcttcatacgtgcatgacatggtcggggtcgtggagagtataatgaatatttatattatgaagcgcctgcagaggtactagagcaacatcaagaagaacccgagcaacctcaagttcgaagtcgacgacgacaatgacaccagctcgaaatcgatgacatccgccttgtgggacacattgatttttgtaattatttttatataaatgagatatttaatttacatttttttatttttatgagttattattttttttaatttattctttttagagtttaaataaaataataaaatatttttagaaattgtttttataaaatgaaaaatttaaaaaaaagattagaaaagaagaaggtagaatgtgtaataattaaaaaggaaaaaaaagggaaatttgtacggtatttctctctctatcaaaatcttgctattttgctctcgctctcgactcaataataatgttaggaagggcaaggtcgagggGGTAAGGtcaagggttcaaaattcgacctatttTTCAACCtcgacttatttttttttttttttaaaaaaataatatttttacaaatagtttgaaaaaacaatatttttctaaatagtttctaaaaaagGACAACACTTTtcttacttatttttaaaatattttttttaaatttctttttatgtgTGATTAGACTATGATTTGAGATTTATATAGATTGATGCATCCAAGTTTAATATATTGCAGAAAAATACTTGAGTGCAACTCACACATGTACTTAACCACAAATTACCGGGTGacaaatttttctaattttgaaaaaagatttaaaaaaagagattttttcTTATTGAAGGGGATGCATATCCAAGTATTGTTCATATAAGTAGTATCAAATGAAGTAATGTTTGGGTGCATTTCAGACTCCATCCATTTTTCTTCGATAACacatgaaaaaatatttaaaaaaattgtgatgTAACAACTTGTGATTGAATATTTAGATGAATTATACAAAGATAGATGCAAGATGCAATCAAGTCTTTTTTTAAGTAAAGGTAGATCTCAActtggttatttattatttatttatttattattattttctaaaaaggGTTACTTATTTAAAAAGGATATGTAGTTTTGGTAAAAGGAAGTACCGGACTTCGAACAAGAAGGGAAGTTGTGGCGCCATGATTAGCAAGATCCAAAGCAATTTCCATTCCAGAATTTCCAGCCCCAACCACCAAAACTGTCTTCCCTTCAAATCCCTTCCCCGATTTATACTCCCTCGAGTGAATCACTCCGCCGCCAAATCTCTCCAATCCCTCCACCACCGGCATGTACGGATCCGCCGTCTCTCCCGTCGCCACCACCAGAAACCGTCCAACATACTCCTCTATCTCTTCCATCTCTCCGCCGCCACTACTATTCCTCACTCTCACCTTCCACTGCTTCGAATCCCTATCCAACTCCGCCGCCTCCACATTTCTCCCGTACAGAGGATCGATTCCGAAATTCGAAACGTAAGAATCTAAATACTCCAGAAACATCTTCTTCGGCAAGTAATTAGGGAAAGAAGATGGAATCTCCATGAACGCGAGCTCTGAGGATTTCTTTGGAAGATGACGATACAATCGATCGTACGCATATTTCCGCCATAGCGAAGCAGAGCAATCTTCTCGTTCGAGGAGCTTGTAAGGGATTGAGGCTTTAGATAAACAGGCGGCGGTGGATAGGCCGGACGGACCTGCTCCGACGATGATCACGGtggtttccattttttttttctttatgtgGAGAATTTGAGATATGATTGGGGGTGTTCGTTCTGAAATGAAGGAAATGAAGAGAGTGAAATTACGGAGTTAGACATGTGGAGAATGGAGGAATTTAGGGCTAAATGTGTGAACAGGCTATGGTTTTTTGGGTAATATACATTATCATCATTTAAGATGGTTGATTTTATCTTTTCCTTTTATTCAATCTTCTATGTATTGGTATCCAAAGTCTTCTGAGTTTCTATTTGTCAAATTTGTTTTCTAgcttaaaaaatatcaaataggtTATTGAGTTTCCAATCTCACCTACTAGGGGTATTCAAaaaaatgacccaaaaaaaccgatcaacccaacccaatccggtttgggttgggttatcaactcatttgggttggattgagttcaaataaataaaaattttatggattgggTTAGTTCATGGATTCacctattataacccaaactcactcaaaccaacccgaaccaacccagcccatgaacacccctatcACCTActttctaaaattgatttttttttaaaattattattattattattttgtgtttaCGTTTAAcctgaaattaccaaaatggaTCATTGTGTACATAGGTTAACTCGGACCTCACCTTTTCCCCTCTCTTAGTGATGAATCAAATGTTAGCATTCCTCCCCCCTTCCTTTTTTTCCTCTCAAGACATGAGAGAAAGAGCAAGAAACGacaaatagaagaaaaagaaaaacgagGGAGAAAGGAGAGCAATAATAGTTGTTCAAAGTACTAGTGGGTCCATATGTTAATTTCCTCCAATATTGACATGAACAAAAAGTCACACATAGAGAGATTGAAAGCTCAAAAACTTATGAGATACTTTTTTGTTATGAAATCAAcaatcaaataaaagaaaaaaaaacttaaagagCGGAGAAATCAATACAAAGGTTTAGGTGGTTTAttacagtgtgttagctacgtctaCGAACAGAGGAGagaaaacaattttattattgaaGAATATCAAATTACATATTACAGATGCGTATCTAGAGTGAAGAGTTTATATTATGgtaatacaaaattaaagttTTGGGTCCAAACTTGAAGGTTTGGGACTTGATTTGTAGCTTAACCCTTTTAATTTGTTTGTCATCCACATGTTGTATGTTACCTTTGTATTTGGTGTATTGAATTTATTGAGTAAGAGTTGATGTGTAGTGTAAAtggtttgttttgtttaaattatttggaTGGGTGGTTATGTTTTTTTAGATGGTTGTTGACAAGAGTATATGGTTAATGTTGGATATTTGTTGCGAAAGAAAGTGAAACTTTGGTGaatatttgaaacataaaaatagatttaattgtGTATATTAAGttcattgtttaagaactcTCAAATTGGATTGAAACGTCAAATTAAGATGAtgttttatatacaaatttaacatgtatggaagttaaattgaaagttaaagGTCCGcgtttgataataatttttttgtttttgaaaaattaagtttaagacactacttctaccttcaaatttcttcatttgtcaTATACTTTTACTAATAGTTtgaaaaaccaagccaaattttgagaactcagaaaagtagcttttaaaattgtCGTTGTCGTTGTCGTCGTTGTTGttgtgtatttttttcttttttttaaaatttttaaattggctaagaattaaacattgtacttaagaatgatgcaaatcattgtaagataTGAAGGAAATagaacttaattttaaaaaaaaagtaaaaaatcaaaatgaaatgatGGAGTTACGTTTGATTTTGTCAAGGAACAACTTAATtttgagttaaatttgacaaatgtttaatttttttatttatttgattttattttgagaGTTACTAAGACCTTGTTTGGTAACGATTTCAGTTTTTtatctttctattttttaaattttgtttattaaaaacaaaaaccatataTATTTGGTAACTAATTTTTGTTTActgtttttgaaaaacaaaaaacaaccaTTTGTTTGGTAATTGTTTTTGGTTTtcagtttttccttttttttttttaaatttttgtttcttttaatttttttaaagaatgatTTGACAAccactttttagtttttttctatataatgaATAGTAAACtgattttataacatttttcatCTATTACATGTAAGGGCCCAAACTTGTTCAAGTTTGTCACCACTCCATTGACTAAAATAAGATATTCCAcatatttttcactaattaattaaaggataaatattaaaagaaacatGTCTAgacacaaataattaaaaaacaacacagatattcatcatatttaataaaattaaaacacaaAATTTGCAAGAATAACTATCAACGTTGGACTTGAGCTGCGATCCAAAGTTGATCAGCAATCCGATCCCTCACCAAAGTCATATGCCAAAGTTGATTTTGATTTACATTTATCTCAACAGGAGTTTACAACATGTCTCTTCTATTCTGCATgtttttgttgggttgatgccttaaatctcttagggttctatagtttgtaattgtaatgtacaaacattttatttatgtaataaaatatttgatgttttatttcaaaattagttgcattaaccacaaacaaataaaataatatccagggttatcttatagcttaaacatgtatgtagagacatatgagtggatcatgtttaagtgataacctaaatggtctgtagtagatggataatgctagatactttatcttggtgatactatgagtatgacccgttGTGTAGgtattataaatgttgtaaagtgctacaaatgatcagaTCCTGGTCATTTATGTGGAGGCATGTGAGCGgtgatattctatacaaagaagtttttataaaatcagaccacaaaatatttagtctcattatacaatgtcgttcataataaagacttacatttcactaggatgaccataggtaacatgacctgaatcctgattgagttgtgaactcttgccggcggtcttttgatttgtatgggtgagagtgatcagatcgccgactcaacaagcctaccattttggggattcgtttgattgtgGAGCTGggagctacacaagaaggaattgactccttccccaatgtcgggacaagtagataaattgctcccttaagagttgattccggggtttgaacaatgtgacgccacaccctctcttggcccgatagggtttgatcatagttggactatggtttattgttcattagaaggatcagtggtacttaaagaattagatgtaacttcaggggcaaaacagtaattttggcccagttgtacttacaagtaatttatgaagggtcattgtactgttgattggttatattcagtACATAGAAACATatttgtaatgcgaagagtACATCTCTCGGTCTTTactggagtgcctgacagttaacagatggtgaatatttaattaaagagtttaattaattattcacgcaccattggagcttcaagctacagatccatgaggtcccctcggtagcttaACGGGGAGAATccgtttttggattaatttgaattgttcaaattaatagagggaattaattatatatgatataattaattaaattttaattataagtgatataattactataatgtatttaatacattataatattaagtatttataagaggaaataaatatttgaatatgattcaaatattaattatatgaattggattcatatatttaaatttaatgtaaatatgatttatattaaaagccattggtgagagaaaagaaattataggttatattgtatatgatacaatcttaaaattataggttatatgttatatttgatataacatatagtttaatatacattatatgataagttaattatcatattaatatatattaaattaaactaaattaaatttattaatttaaaattaatttaaattaattaagggagggagttgtaactccttccccCTCTATTCTCTCAAAACGTGTAGGAGTGGATGCTCTCTCTAgcagtcttcttcttcttgtaaaTCCAGTCAGAGAAAAGTTCTGTGTTGATTTGAGAAATCTcagagaaaataaaaatcaatcattccttttcctttccatttttctttctccCTCTCAATCAAAATAGCTAGAGCCCATACCTCTTGggttctctacctgagaatacTGAAGTTTCCTATTGGTGGTGCGCATTTGGCCTTTTCACTTATGTTCGTGATTTTTACAGAGGAGACGGATTTGTGAAGTTTGGACTCTTCAAGGGTAAGGGTTTCTAAAACCctattttaattattctttattttatgtttaagcAGTTGTGTTTGAATTAAATGCATGGTCTGTCTTTTATTCTTctgtaaaatttaattttgaaaaattgggtTTGGGACGATCCTTTGCTTCCACTCAAGCGCCCTTCAATGGGATCCTTCAGTTTTCTTCTTTAATGATCATTGAGTCtctattatattcattaaaaaaCTCATCACTACTATCGTgcaatttgataaaattatgaATTGTACAACACACTAgggtatatatttttgtatggATAAAGGATATGGGGGCATTTGCTTCAAAATAGGAAATCGAGCCTTTAATACCCCATAACACTTCTCAATTATATTGTGAAATGATGAATGGCGATAGTTGAAATCCTTATAAAGTTGTCGAAAGTTAttgcatttatttttcaattggtCACATGTACAACTATATCCTATCTTAGCAAGCAGTTGTTCCTTCATGTAATTCCAACTAGCTTTAGTAAAATTTTTGGTTGGACGATTTCTTTTCACAACTTTCTCCTCCATCAAATCTATGAAAATTGTCTCATTTTTGAAAAACCACGTTTCATCGTATTTTGATCCACCAGTTTGAATAACATCATCAATACAACTCACTACAAGAATATTGGTTTTTTTGGACATAGAAAAAAAGCGTTGGGGATATCCCGACACCTTTTTCTTTGACCATCGGCATAAACTGCATGAAATTAAGATTTATTGGCCTCTCTTGATGCTAAAATTAAGATGTCGTGAGATAGTACCTATCCCGACGGTATAGACGAGTTTTAaagaaaagttgaaaatttttaattagagTTATCCTGACAGTATTTAAATCAATTGTCGAGAGAACATACGTATCCCGACGGTTTTTGAGCATCGGGAGAGGGGTTAAATTAGAAGAAGTATTGAGAAAATTGTATTAGCGTTATCCCGACGGTGGATGAAAAAACCATCGAAAAAAGAGATTTAGCCCGATGGTTCTAGAAGCGTCGGGAGTTGgtgaatataaataaaaaagttatcaaaattttttaaacttatacCAAACTGCCAAGATAATGTTCTTTTCCTGACAGTGCGTCGGGAGACGGTCAATTTAAAAAACTTGGGGAGTTTTAGTAGAGTTATCCTGACAGTATTCGAACGACCATTGAGAGAGCCTATTTACACGATGGTTATATGATCGTCAGGAGAGGGTTCATTTAAAAAAGAAGGTTTTGGAATTTTTATTAGAGTTATTCTGATGGTTGCCCAAACCACTATCGGAAGAAGGTACTTACCCTGATGATTGAGAAGCTACTTCACCCGATGGTTTTTAGAGCGTCGAGAGAGAgtctgtaacgacccgactccTTAGGACTTAAGCTAGGCCGTTACCACAAACGTGCATGCATGGAATGTAAAACGACTCCTTTTCATAAGTAAATAAATGCCGAATAAATTACATCAATTAAAAGGTTTCAGTAgaactaaataattaaaaatccaagtaatagggtacccataaatcataaaaacGAATATAGAA
Proteins encoded in this region:
- the LOC120070096 gene encoding probable indole-3-pyruvate monooxygenase YUCCA10 codes for the protein METTVIIVGAGPSGLSTAACLSKASIPYKLLEREDCSASLWRKYAYDRLYRHLPKKSSELAFMEIPSSFPNYLPKKMFLEYLDSYVSNFGIDPLYGRNVEAAELDRDSKQWKVRVRNSSGGGEMEEIEEYVGRFLVVATGETADPYMPVVEGLERFGGGVIHSREYKSGKGFEGKTVLVVGAGNSGMEIALDLANHGATTSLLVRSPVLPFTKTTYPF